A region of the Clavelina lepadiformis chromosome 9, kaClaLepa1.1, whole genome shotgun sequence genome:
TGATGTTGCCACTTCACCTGCATCCCCGGCTGGCGCCTTAGTTCCAGACGTTGTTAGGTGGCTTAAAGCCGTGAACTTACATATGGGGTCGGGATGGGGTCGGTCGGGAAGGGATTAGGAAGGGAGGGTTGGCGTAGGGTTTAGAGTGGCTCATGGCCGAGGGATAGGACAAAGAGCGGCTTAAGGCCATGGATTGTTTTAGAATGGCTTATGGCCTTGAATTAGGTTAAAGGTGGCTTAGGGCCGTGGATTAAGTTTAAGCGGCTTATGGCCGTGAATTGGGCTGGAATGGCTTACGGCCGGGATCAAACCTAGAACCTCTAGCACCGAGTGCAGTGTCGAAGGACGCGAGCTACGAAGTGGCACCAGCAAACAACGATAACTTGACGCATTTAAACGAGCATCAGATTGAGGTTCTTGAAAAAGGAAAAGTAACAGATAGGGGATTCGAACCGGAGACCCATTGCACCAATGGGCTTTCAGCAGTGCTCGAGCTATGCAACGGTGTGAGCGAATGAAGTTAAAAAGATATATAACCAGCAAATGtcgtttgcttttaaaaaacctatagAAACACTTGGAGTTCAAGTTTATACGCCGAAATGGACTAGTAAGGTCCGGGGTTTGAACCGGGAACCTTTGGGTTGTTATTCGCTAAACTTTCCTCTCCACCTAATGGGCACTTTAAAAATTAgcgaaataccttagagttaactctcaaaacaaacaagtcaaatgtgttggtgaaatcagtgaattgtaacgattaagccttaggtggtccgctttaccccaccctcccTATAATTTAATTGCTAGGTATATAGTTTATGCCCTACGATGTAGAACTTATTTCTAACAAGACTTTCCGACACTAAGTTGTTTTTCAATTAAGTGCAGTAGTTTGTTGTCAGCACGTTTTAGCCTTTCGCAGACTCTCTCATGTTTTCCGGCGCATTAACaagtgaaatatttacaactaaCACTGCTATTGTCCTCTGTGCCATTTACAATGAGTAAAATGATTGAAGTTTATAACACATGTAACAAAGTTGAACAGAGGCGGCAGTGCAGCGTATAAAGGCAGTAATtccaacaacaaaatcatgaaAAAAATGCACGACTAAGAAGTAAAAAGAATTCCAACACAAACGAGTTACAAAGATGAGATTTCGCAACAAGACGCCAATAAAGAGCTTAAAGCCAAATTGTACAATCTTCAACTGCAAGCTCAATTGTATTTGCTGTCCATGGTGTCAAAGTCAAGGCCGAGGGCAAAATCAAGGTCAAGTTCGTTGCGTGATCGATGCCAAACGAAGGTTAAGCTCGGACAGCTGTCGTGCCTGGGTGATAGGCAGGTCAAGGCTGGCAGAGCTAAAAAACAGGTGATTGCGTCATAGCTGATGTAATTCTTGAGCAACGCTAAATGGGGAGCTGAAAAAATTGCTTACATAGTAGGCTCACTGCGGTTGCAACACTATCAAGCGTTTATAAAAACCGCTCGTTACTTCATTGAACTTACAAAGATCTGCAGCTTGTATGAGCTTTATCACTCTTTGCTTGTGGGGGGGTCAAAAGGTTCTGTCACGACGCCCACCTTATTCGTCCAGGCTGCGTCACAAAGAAATTCATAATGTTTAGCTCTTCGCGTATATGCCATGGGCGAGCATTTAGCACAAAGCCATATCGCGTTTTTGCCAAAACCGGAAACAACTAACTggcatattttaaaatttaccaataaCTTAACTGTAATGATACTTATccattacacaacaaacaacaagGAAAATTACTAAACAGGGCATTTTAAGGCGTTGAAATTCGTTTTTATCACAGTAAGTTTTTCAGTCCAAATTTTTACCAGACCAAATTTGTCATCACCAAAGTCACAGGTTAAACGGGAAGATGAACAAAATAGAACTTTGATTGTTCGTGTCGTTCAGTCTTATAATGCTGGCAGTGGTTAGTTAGTTATTTAGTTAATACCGAACAACGGAAAACAGAAAGTGAAGAATTGAATTAATGATGATGAAGAAATGTATAATATCATGTGAAGCCTGTAAATGTGTTCACAACGAAAACGCATGACAACTACTTAAAAACAACGCTATTTTCATGAGACAAAAAGCTTGttattcaaaattaaattttcgcGTTTCAGActcagcaaataaaaaattatgacGCCGGTTACGTAGACGCATTTCCCTGCTCAGCTACTGGTTAATGCTTCGCGTTATCAGGAAGTTGACAAACAATGTAGCTCAACACATGCGTCATATCGTAGTTTCTAAATCGGATTAATATCGACAATTACAGagttaaagaaaaattctAATTTAAACCCAGCATCCAGGTATAAATTAATAGTAATTTCGacgaaaataaagaaattaaaactgtGTCATGCGCATATACGACCGTTTTTACTGTAGGCTGCTAGGGGATACCTATAAGATAAGCTCTATGGCCCCTAGGTAACATTGTAACTTTTCCTACCTCGAATGACAATCCAAGAATATGCCAAGCCGCCTCCAGCCATAAAAAGGGCCAATATTACACCAACCAGGACGAACACCCACGGTTCTGTCCCTGTGTCTAAGGCAACCTTTGCAAGATAACTCATGTTAACAGTTGTTAGATTTTAAATTACTTAACGATGATTTCAATGCTATAGAGGCCTACGATTCATGATTTTATGCATATATATAACACTGTGTGCGTTTATCAAGCAGTAGTGTCCGAAGAAActatgatttaaaaacaaactgtttAAAGTAAGCAAAGGacatcaaaaaaattaaaatataatcccaatttaattttgtcagGAATGTCCTACCCACGTAACATTCCGGTTGTTGCACATCTCTTCGACCAGAAGTAGGCAAGTTGTGTCTGCAATTACTAATCTTGACCCTCCAAAGATAAGGTTGTTGTATGGGTAAACCAAGAAACTGGCCACTGTGGTCACAGCTATGTCCACTAACGTTAAGTTACTGGACGCTACGTCAAAGGCTACTTCAGTATAACCAACTCCAAAGGTTTGGAACATGTATGCTGTTGAAAGATTGAAACGTTGACTTAATTCGCCTGATTTTTGTGGGAAAATTACCCGTAAAAAACGTTCAGATTATTTGAGAATATTCACGTGATTGAAAAGTTGACGGTCTTCTTTTCGCCTTAGTGTTGGCGATGATAACTCCAGCGGTTTGTTCGACCATCACGTTGTGGATGTAAGCTGTGAAGACGGATTTGAATGATGCAGAAAGATCAGATAAGTACGTGTGGCCGACAAATCCAATTCTGTATAATTTGGAcaaataagttgaaaataaaaacatattttgccTTTCCTTCGTTCATTTTTCAGCATTCTATGTTTCGAAACATATACTTCGTAAAACGTTTAACCTTAAAAAATCCGCGATCAGCAAAAGATACGTAACGTACGCCACGTAACTGATAAGTTATAACAACATAAGCAGTACCATCAAAAGCCAGAAAGTAAGTAATTAATTCTTACTTTAATTTCTTCAGGTAAGTCGCGTTCAAATGAATAGAATCTGTGAGTGGCCAAATAAACTAAAACCGAAGAAATGTCGTTACGTCACACATATAAACTGCTTGtacaaatattatttttagtGTTAAGTTAAATTCAAATGAGacaagtaaaacaaattaagTTCAAAATGCATCTAAATCAAATTTCAATGAATTCCATTGAGtttgtgcattaaacattaaaCTTTCCACATTTCCCGGCAACACTTGCGGATAAACTCGAACgagcaaagtaaaaaaaaccGTAAACAAAGTAGATGACGTTTACCCTTCAGTAACAGTGTGGACAAAAGTATGTGGAAGAATGGCAAGCTGCAACTACCAAATTACTCAATTCCAATGACAATACAATGTTACAGCACCAGCACACTGACACCTCACACGGCGATGAAATGAAGATAGTTAGCTGGTGGCATAACAAGGAATTGACAAAACGCCCTTTTGTAACAACGAAACGCGGTCATACCTGCAATGTGGGTCCTTCCACTATAAAGTCAAACAGAGCAGGTTCCGTGTAAACCCGGAAGCGGACATTGTAATGGTAATAGCTGACCGTATTAGTCAAATTGAATCCCGTAGTGACGGTCTGACTAGTGGCCGGGTCAAAGGTGAAAGTGGTGCTGCCAACAATGGCAGTGTTGCCATAGATCGTGCCGTCATCAAAGGATATGTCCAGATACCAAGTGTGACCCTGGGATAAAAGTTGAGgttaaaaatattgtgttaACCGTAAATTAACACTCAGCAAACAACTTGTGACAGCGTAGCAGGCATTAACTGGTGAATGTTCTTTGTCATTTTGCTGTGATATGTTTTGTTCTCAAGAGCAAAGTCGTTCCGCAAACATCGTTGCAAGGAACACTGATAATCGAGCTTTGTGTCTGGTGCATTGTAGGTTTTCAATTACTTTTCTTAAACTCCGCCTAATTCGGAGTCAGACTTCGAGTGGACCACGAACAACACCAAAAACTCGTCACAAACATCGATTATTTCTATCATTATGATCCAATCTCTTTGATTGTCGATTCATAATTACTGCACCTTATATCCAATGTTTTCCAAAATTGTATAATGGACGTTTTGAAGTTCAACTATGAGCTCTACAGATTTGCCGTGTTCTAGGAAAGCATCAACGCCGTCGGGCAAGCCAACGTTAACAGTTCGAAGGCTGATGTTGATTGTTGGATCAGCGCTTGCCAGATTGATTCCGCTTGGTTGGCTTATCTTTGAATGTAGTAGTTAAATTTCTTAAAAGCTAGTTTATGAAAAATAGGTTGGTTACCAGAGTTCACtctgaaaacaataaaaatttacttaaCATACCGCAAATCTCAGAACGTATCCGGTACCGCTGTGAGTGATTCTGAGATCAGTGAAGTTGGCATATCCCTGGTAATGCACAAAGTTATTCGAGGAGTAATTTTAAACTACGGTGGAAAGTAATGGCCAAGATGCTAAGTACAGTAGTTTGCCGTAAGGTTGGCCATAACCTCGACATGgttcataaaaacaaattgaagCTCAGAGAATTCACTATATTTGGTCCAAACTCCAAACCACCTTAAACAGACGCTAAAATTCACATGCGCTTTATACTGACTATTCGGCTTACTTTGTACACTCTGACAGTTGTGTTGCCCAACAAGATGGCCCTGGCGTCTATGTCAGGGCCTGACTTGTCCAGTGTCACGGTCACCATCCAGGTACCGCCCAGTTTTGAAACCAGTTGGTTCTGCAAAAGCAACCAGGTTAGTCTATTTCACTATTGTAAAATCACGCAATATAACTCCAGTTGATTTTCACAGTTGTTATTTCAAACGTTTAAAGATTGTAACATTTTAACTTAAGTTATTACGATAGTAAAAAAGCATTACGTCAGCGTCCAGTATGGAAACCAACGGTGGTGGATCAAAGACGACATATTCCTCCGCGCTTGACGGAAGTGACGACACAACAAAATGAGTGGGAATGGTGTATTTGACCAAAACCAGGTCTCCAGTATCATCTAATATGGACACAAGATAAACAAGAGTCGAAAATGGGTACAAGTTTATTAAACAACACTTTCCAAGAATTGTTAAACTGACACTAACAGTGTGGCATAGCTGGCCATCGAACTTGTCTGTCAAAAGTTATTTGCTTGCTTTATTTGACTAAACTCTGTTATTATGTCGGACTATGTTAGCTGCTTCTCTCACCTGATGTGTTTGATGTGGATGCTTGAGTGGAGGAAAAAGTTGCTCCTTCTGTGACGTTCAGGCGCTCCCATAAGTGTCCGGTTTGAAAATCCAAGAGTAACTGAGGTGGAGATGAAACGGGATTTTCATGTAGGATTTTATAAGGTTAGTTTGGTAGTTTGAAAAACTAAGATTGAACGTAtgaaaatttagtttttaaatattttaaatgattATTTCATTATAATTTGTGCGGAAAGCGCAGACACTGACGTTTCTTTGTTCCGTGTAATTTGTTATCATCGATCAGTTGTTACATCCCCAAACATATGATCATAACAAACACTCACTGTACTAGTTCTGTTGTTCAAGAATTCAGCCGCCAATGCTTCGTCCCCACTGACAGATGCGTTGTTTATTTCGTCACTGAACTGTATTGTGTAAGACACTGTTCCATTgctaattcaaaaaaattgtatatttataaataaacaatttcagCAATTTATCGGGCATTTGACTTTACTCCGAGTTATCTCACCCAGTGCTTCTTCTTCTCCTGGCGGCGCTCGGTGTCTCGCGCACCACATCAACCACGCGGATCTTCTCGCTTGGAACCTCCAGGTAACTTTGAatgtttaattgaaaattgtaAAGCCAAGGTCTTAAGCGTAAACGCGCATCAGTCAGACGATTGGAAACATTTTACCGGTTTTAACACACGACAGCAAATTTTAACGACCTTTCAGCAAGGGGCATAATAAAAGCAAATCCTTAAAACTTATCGAACTTAAGAGAGATCCGTCAAACCCTGCATGAGATATTTTAAAGAGATATATCAAACTCATAGAAGTAATACCGTAACCTTAACTGAATTCACTTACGTAGCAAGGTTGTTGGCCAAATTATCCCCAAAGAACTCATCTTCCGTGACTTCCGCAGGGAAACCAAATTCCAAGATGACCGCTGGAACTGTGTGAATATCGACTGGTATCCCACCACGTAATGTTACATAGAGCAGGTCAGATTTTAGGTCCAGATAATTAGCGCCATGGATGTCTATGATAGACACCGTGTTAAGTCTTTTTGTTCGATGTGCTGCGTTTAAGCGCAGGTACACGTATATTTACTCTATAATTGTTCTATTTTATTAACAAGTTAATTAAAGTGTGAGTTAACTCGAATCGATCGCTGGTCTGTATTGTCCATCGGTCTCCGGTCTCTTATAAATCCACTTGTCTTTATCCACGTCATAGACGTAGTTTTCAGGCGTGACAACAACATTACTCCCTGCTCTGTACACGTCTAACTTCTCCGGTCTTGCATACCTGATGGCATGGtagttgataaaaatatataatatttagACAATAGACAAATACacttttttttgtaaacaattaaGCATACAAAAtcgacaaaaaaaaaacaaaaatcgttTTGCAATTAAATATAGGAAGGCTTGTACCgtttaatataaaatatatcaacATAATAAACTTGTATTGTAGTAATACTGCGTGCAAGACGCACGTTACCAGGATTTATCTcttaacaagaaaataaaaactcgtaatcataattattattaacataATTAACCAAAAGTGGAAACACACCAGATAGCAACTCGCAGTGTGATGTCATCATCAACGTTCAACAGGGTTAATCTCAACTTTTTCGGCGCATAACCGGTGAAGTAAACGTCATAATGATGCCCGGTGGCGACGATTGTGTAGAAAGTCGAAATCCGCATCAGACAGGCGTAACCAAAACACCAGCCGTGGTCCTGGGGTCCTGAACAATGAGACGCGATTTAATCGAAATCAACAATGACAAGGcaaagaaaataacaaaattgaaaatgtaatAACAGCTACAACAGCAGTGATGTACATTTCACAGTCACATTGACACTCAAGTACCATTGTTAAGGTCAATGTATCTTTCACTGAGCAGGGCGAGCGGCGATAATCTTCTGGTCTCGGTGTCGGGATCTAAGCTCTCTATTACCAGCATGCGGTAGTCAAAAGATTTGTCAGTGCAATCATACGCCTGCCAGGTGGGGTTGTAAGTGCAACTAGCATCACGGAGAACGCCTGGAAGGAAATGTTCGTTTACGACTACGATTAACTGCTTATCTATAAGTTACGAAATAATTTTAGCGTATATTATACCTCTGTTATCAACGCTTTGGTTAACTGGAATTCTATCACCGCTTGGAGTTGTGAGCATCGCTTTCGGAATCCGGTAATCCCCTAGACCGCGAATCGGATCACCATCCCATTCATACTCAGCCTGAGTTGAGATTCATACTTGAGCATAGATAAGGCCACTCAAAGCGAGATACGTAACTTTATAAGCAGAACGCATTTGAGTACCTGAGGGATGACAGAGCCGCCAGTGCCGCCAATAAATCCTCCATCGAAATCTTTTATCAGGACTTTCTTCATTCCGTCGCATTCCATGTCGAAGCAGTCGGACGGGGTTATCAGCCTTTAGTAAGTAACTACAAATAACTGGCCATCGTAAAGCATGCCCATATAAAGTGACATTGATTTAACTGACAGATGATAGGTAGCAGATTAGGTAATGACTAATGAGTAATGACAGGTTGTACTGCTGTTGTGGATGGGTTATCAAGTTTGGGCGAGATATCTTAAATTTATATTATGGgttaataaaaatgaattaacgTATATTTGTGGCAATTTATCAAGCACTGAAATTACTTAGTACAAGCGTTAAAGGAATTTTTACTCGATATTTGGTCTTGCGTAATAAACTTTGCTGGCTTCATCGACGTTACTAAGAACAATATTTCTCAGGTAGGTTGGGTGGAAAATGTCTTCGTTGCTTGGATTGGTAAAGAAGACCAGGTCACGTGTTCCGTCCGAGTTCAAGTTGTAATTTTGAGCGTGGAGacctttttgaaaaaaacgcACTAAGTGAACTTTGACGCCAAATGGTAACTAAAGCAAAGGTGGCCGCAACGACGCTACGTGTGCAAAAAGTGTTCAATCATGTACGAAGGAACATTGTTTGATATGCAGCTGGTTCAGGCAAGGACAATAGGATTTAACAGCAGGATTCTAAAAAGGGCTTTTTGACATCAAAGTTACCTCTGATATCGAGCAATCCACGAACAGCCGGATAGTTCAAGTTGAAATGAAAGGCTTTGAAAGGTGCGGCGTTGGGAGTACTCTGAAACATTGGCAACATGACGCATGTCTTGCCTCCATATACGTTCCTGGGTGCTTCCCTGGCTATCCTAAACCAAACgaaaatttgctaaaaacaTACGCCAGAgctttttatattgtattattACAATAAACGATGTATGTACGAGACAATTAATTCAACCTGACACATACTATAGTTCATTATAAGGAACTCGATAATTATCGACCGATGAACGTATTGAATGTCCACTGTATTTTGTTTGGCTTAGGTTATACAAAGCAACACAACTTGCAAATGGTTTTTAATaagaaagtaaaaaaaaacttacgcATAATTTCGAATTAGTAGATTTTTATCGGTTTTCTCATCCATTTTATCAAGGGCGGGATCAAAATGCGGGCTACGTCCAACGCACAAAACGTTTTCCATGCGAGCAAACTTGTCTTCATATTCGTGCGTAAGTGCGACAGGTGCAAATATGTAAGGGAGGTATCCAACCTATAAAACGAGCAATGCACAGTATATAAACGTACCTGATTTTGATGTCATTTCTCGCGTACAGCCTTTAGGTCTAAAGCCAAGTCATCCGCGCAAAAATGATTTAGAGTATTCTTACTTACCAATGTTAGAATTATGCAGCTTCTGCAGTGGAAcaataatattaaatattttttacaggcGGGGCAAAAGAGAAATGTAGCAACTCACTAGTTCATAATTAATGGCTCATACGGTCAGTATAGAGTCATCCATCGATATCTTATATTGTTCTATTTGAAATGCAAATCATTACATAATAATCTTCAAGCATTACACGCAGCTAGGATTGAAGCTACACTTACAATCGAATCGGCTATGACTGTGTTTTTGATGTGAACGCTGACTTGAGTCTGGTGATATATACCGTAGTCCCACGATTTGTAAACGACGAAGTTTCGGATCATTGAACAACTTCCAACACCGTCCGCTGTGAAGATCTGTATACCGTGTAGACATCCGTGGGCCACGTTGCCTGTAAAAAAAAGTAGGCTTGAAATATTTACTGCTTTTGACAAGCGTTAAACTTGGTGTCAGCATAAATGTCAACCATTTTCCAACTTTTACCAAAAAGTTTTACAGCCAATGTAGTCAAGTAGGGACTAACAAGACACCGCAATTTATCATTTGCTTATTAATTTGATATAATTgttgataaataataaatgacaAGTAGATATCCAACCTGTCCATGCATTGTCATCTTCCGGTGCGTCGCAAGCTTCACCGTCGATGTGGAAACCTCTTCTCTCGCTGCCGGCAGCAACGTTGCCTTTCATGATCAGGCTGCTTGCTTCTGCTACTTCGAAGCTTGCATGCCAGTCctggaaataaattttattcgcAGTTGggatttaaaacaatttaataatattataattattaaataATACTTTATAATCTATTACCACTTACATAACCTTGCAATGTATATCGGTTATAATTTATAGTTTACAAGTAATAATTTTTACACACTTATCCCTACTTGAACGGTCTTACCACATATTACTTATCCAAACATCCTAATTATtcatagttttttttatacttCGTAATTGTCCAGTTCTTTCCTGTCGCCCCAAGTTCCTCTAAACAGGGTGAGGGTTACGAGGTTATTCTCGAGTTTGTGTCCTGTGCCTGTGAGTCGAATTCCTGccagaaaatattgaaacttCGATTTAATcaactttatattttatttatgattttataacagtgaataaaatttattttaattctaATCATGCGTTAGTTTTTCAGTTGTAGGAAATAAACCTACATGGGTACATTATTGCAACGTCATTTCCGATAAAATCATCAAAGCGTTTAATTTACCAGGCTCTTACATAACTAAGCTTACCGTCAAATATTGTTCTATGAACGACGTTGCCGctgattgtgacatcatcagcACCAAAGGTTCCAATGGCAGTCGAATAGCCGTCGTGAAAGGCACAACCTTTCACGTAAGCGGGTCTAGCAGTTGTCGAAGCCCCCGTTCCTACCCAAGCAAGGGAAAATCTCGGGTCCCATGTGTCGGTCCAACCCTCCTGACCGGTCCGATGAAACTCAACGTTGCTGAACCGGGCGAAGCCTGGTTTTGATTAAAATACTCGTCAAAGAAAAAATCTTAACAAAACAACTTCATACTAAACCATACGAGCTTTAGCAATGTTGAAAATCTTAAAAGTtggccttttcaattttcGGACTTATCCGGAAGTTGATTGCATATTGTGTTCAACTTTTAACAAATAAATTGGAATCCAACAAAACTGGTGATTTTCATGACCCCCTCCTACTACTTCATGATTGATTCATATTGTAGATATTTATAAACAAGATAAGAATATGAGTTGACTTTACAGTGTTTTGCGtttcaataaaatatcttaaaaatgaaatttataaacTATTCACATTGTGAGAACATAATACATAAGCACATAGACACAGCAGGCACAGTCTTCAGACGTTGTAACCCAACGTTCTTCTTCTTCGAATAAGTTCTGACTAAACTACACTTAACAGAATTCGAAATCCACCGATGTAACTTACCTTTAAGATTGACTACTTTGCCGTTTATGTCTTTCATTATGACCGAACTAACCAGCACCCTCGCACCGTACGCTTCTTTGTCAATGTCTTCGTACCATTGTCCtgaagtttatttcaaaatcaCAACTATTTGAAGACAATATGCTAAAACTGATTCTTAATAATAAGTATTATCACTAATAGCATTTCAAAATATACTAAcataaaagttgaaaacatataactttgtatatttttgtcaAAGCCGATGTACGATTGTCCTAAGCAATTTTCAATTAGGGGTCACCCATACATGAACTCTTATTATTATCACAGACGAAAATGGGAGATTTATAACGAAAAGGGGTAGATCAGTCGTTTCGAAAGCAAGGTATTAGTGAAAAGTGGGAAACGTGAATCAACAGGATTTATAAAGTAATCACTATAACTCTTGAAACCATATAGCCGTTTTACTGCTTTCATGGCTATGTAAactattttgataaaaaacttttgcaatgttttccttgaacaaaaaccaaacaaacacTTAAATAACATTAATGGTCGGAGAGTCAATtaaatggtatcgtaaaggcGAAAACAGATCTTCGAATAAAGCATAGAATTCAAAGAACATTTTTCTTGTCTATGTGA
Encoded here:
- the LOC143471127 gene encoding fibrocystin-L-like isoform X2, coding for MVNNEDTGIEIKLISGTAWGDAKITNLTVVGHSLQSDAPQTKTGIILPFSPGLFVDGAKFFSFNRTDQVALKLTTITGTCVRHCGGFYYWFRGIKFYSVARRIHWRWTHEGVLLDKDGSLTADPSGAPGSANTTIVPYIGLIDDTTCPIASGDLYSSGAVPSAICTGGKRFHRFALNNPVPRSLNAKKLVFVNNQGSTDSSYMEKRLTHKPGWMALLPSKEEILIYFEDDEQFTNITYNSKIYDLMENDYVIVKHKLAQTPDVVQINGIRYSSVGDTSPLTPKSPNLDWHFAGDTKELSIMVSGRRKSSSRTARAVSGVDDDKYRHIRLAPTTYRCFYSNCIAPSSAEEMPPSRERPSDYYSWSNTNNPCLVWSDDEQNVTILSGHINSERKNVTCWVVVDVASIIVTTLTVDGVLVFGNEHDLDFFLSAETILVLNGRIIAGFEDADPFTKKLTIELRGNHSTPRVDFPEINLGSKAIGCFGGCDFHGKKRSPSWTRLALTVAAGTGYIIVQDVVDWVAGEEIVITTTGYDSRETEKHVIAAVATDGVTITLENTLAHRHMGETYTVGQHNYDMRAEVGLLSRNIKIIGQWYEDIDKEAYGARVLVSSVIMKDINGKVVNLKGFARFSNVEFHRTGQEGWTDTWDPRFSLAWVGTGASTTARPAYVKGCAFHDGYSTAIGTFGADDVTISGNVVHRTIFDGIRLTGTGHKLENNLVTLTLFRGTWGDRKELDNYEDWHASFEVAEASSLIMKGNVAAGSERRGFHIDGEACDAPEDDNAWTGNVAHGCLHGIQIFTADGVGSCSMIRNFVVYKSWDYGIYHQTQVSVHIKNTVIADSIVGYLPYIFAPVALTHEYEDKFARMENVLCVGRSPHFDPALDKMDEKTDKNLLIRNYAIAREAPRNVYGGKTCVMLPMFQSTPNAAPFKAFHFNLNYPAVRGLLDIRGLHAQNYNLNSDGTRDLVFFTNPSNEDIFHPTYLRNIVLSNVDEASKVYYARPNIELITPSDCFDMECDGMKKVLIKDFDGGFIGGTGGSVIPQAEYEWDGDPIRGLGDYRIPKAMLTTPSGDRIPVNQSVDNRGVLRDASCTYNPTWQAYDCTDKSFDYRMLVIESLDPDTETRRLSPLALLSERYIDLNNGPQDHGWCFGYACLMRISTFYTIVATGHHYDVYFTGYAPKKLRLTLLNVDDDITLRVAIWYARPEKLDVYRAGSNVVVTPENYVYDVDKDKWIYKRPETDGQYRPAIDSNIHGANYLDLKSDLLYVTLRGGIPVDIHTVPAVILEFGFPAEVTEDEFFGDNLANNLATYLEVPSEKIRVVDVVRETPSAARRRRSTGNGTVSYTIQFSDEINNASVSGDEALAAEFLNNRTSTLLLDFQTGHLWERLNVTEGATFSSTQASTSNTSDDTGDLVLVKYTIPTHFVVSSLPSSAEEYVVFDPPPLVSILDADNQLVSKLGGTWMVTVTLDKSGPDIDARAILLGNTTVRVYKGYANFTDLRITHSGTGYVLRFAISQPSGINLASADPTINISLRTVNVGLPDGVDAFLEHGKSVELIVELQNVHYTILENIGYKGHTWYLDISFDDGTIYGNTAIVGSTTFTFDPATSQTVTTGFNLTNTVSYYHYNVRFRVYTEPALFDFIVEGPTLQFIWPLTDSIHLNATYLKKLKIGFVGHTYLSDLSASFKSVFTAYIHNVMVEQTAGVIIANTKAKRRPSTFQSPYMFQTFGVGYTEVAFDVASSNLTLVDIAVTTVASFLVYPYNNLIFGGSRLVIADTTCLLLVEEMCNNRNVTWVALDTGTEPWVFVLVGVILALFMAGGGLAYSWIVIRAWTNKVGVVTEPFDPPTSKE
- the LOC143471127 gene encoding fibrocystin-L-like isoform X1, which translates into the protein MVNNEDTGIEIKLISGTAWGDAKITNLTVVGHSLQSDAPQTKTGIILPFSPGLFVDGAKFFSFNRTDQVALKLTTITGTCVRHCGGFYYWFRGIKFYSVARRIHWRWTHEGVLLDKDGSLTADPSGAPGSANTTIVPYIGLIDDTTCPIASGDLYSSGAVPSAICTGGKRFHRFALNNPVPRSLNAKKLVFVNNQGSTDSSYMEKRLTHKPGWMALLPSKEEILIYFEDDEQFTNITYNSKIYDLMENDYVIVKHKLAQTPDVVQINGIRYSSVGDTSPLTPKSPNLDWHFAGDTKELSIMVSGRRKSSSRTARAVSGVDDDKYRHIRLAPTTYRCFYSNCIAPSSAEEMPPSRERPSDYYSWSNTNNPCLVWSDDEQNVTILSGHINSERKNVTCWVVVDVASIIVTTLTVDGVLVFGNEHDLDFFLSAETILVLNGRIIAGFEDADPFTKKLTIELRGNHSTPRVDFPEINLGSKAIGCFGGCDFHGKKRSPSWTRLALTVAAGTGYIIVQDVVDWVAGEEIVITTTGYDSRETEKHVIAAVATDGVTITLENTLAHRHMGETYTVGQHNYDMRAEVGLLSRNIKIIGQWYEDIDKEAYGARVLVSSVIMKDINGKVVNLKGFARFSNVEFHRTGQEGWTDTWDPRFSLAWVGTGASTTARPAYVKGCAFHDGYSTAIGTFGADDVTISGNVVHRTIFDGIRLTGTGHKLENNLVTLTLFRGTWGDRKELDNYEDWHASFEVAEASSLIMKGNVAAGSERRGFHIDGEACDAPEDDNAWTGNVAHGCLHGIQIFTADGVGSCSMIRNFVVYKSWDYGIYHQTQVSVHIKNTVIADSIVGYLPYIFAPVALTHEYEDKFARMENVLCVGRSPHFDPALDKMDEKTDKNLLIRNYAIAREAPRNVYGGKTCVMLPMFQSTPNAAPFKAFHFNLNYPAVRGLLDIRGLHAQNYNLNSDGTRDLVFFTNPSNEDIFHPTYLRNIVLSNVDEASKVYYARPNIELITPSDCFDMECDGMKKVLIKDFDGGFIGGTGGSVIPQAEYEWDGDPIRGLGDYRIPKAMLTTPSGDRIPVNQSVDNRGVLRDASCTYNPTWQAYDCTDKSFDYRMLVIESLDPDTETRRLSPLALLSERYIDLNNGPQDHGWCFGYACLMRISTFYTIVATGHHYDVYFTGYAPKKLRLTLLNVDDDITLRVAIWYARPEKLDVYRAGSNVVVTPENYVYDVDKDKWIYKRPETDGQYRPAIDSNIHGANYLDLKSDLLYVTLRGGIPVDIHTVPAVILEFGFPAEVTEDEFFGDNLANNLATPWLYNFQLNIQSYLEVPSEKIRVVDVVRETPSAARRRRSTGNGTVSYTIQFSDEINNASVSGDEALAAEFLNNRTSTLLLDFQTGHLWERLNVTEGATFSSTQASTSNTSDDTGDLVLVKYTIPTHFVVSSLPSSAEEYVVFDPPPLVSILDADNQLVSKLGGTWMVTVTLDKSGPDIDARAILLGNTTVRVYKGYANFTDLRITHSGTGYVLRFAISQPSGINLASADPTINISLRTVNVGLPDGVDAFLEHGKSVELIVELQNVHYTILENIGYKGHTWYLDISFDDGTIYGNTAIVGSTTFTFDPATSQTVTTGFNLTNTVSYYHYNVRFRVYTEPALFDFIVEGPTLQFIWPLTDSIHLNATYLKKLKIGFVGHTYLSDLSASFKSVFTAYIHNVMVEQTAGVIIANTKAKRRPSTFQSPYMFQTFGVGYTEVAFDVASSNLTLVDIAVTTVASFLVYPYNNLIFGGSRLVIADTTCLLLVEEMCNNRNVTWVALDTGTEPWVFVLVGVILALFMAGGGLAYSWIVIRAWTNKVGVVTEPFDPPTSKE